The Streptomyces sp. cg36 genomic interval GTGGTGTGGTTCCTGCTGCTGGGGGGCGTGCGGCCCGCCTTCGAGCTCCAGCGCAAGCGGCACGGACGGCACGGCGGCGACTCCGACGCCGACCAGCTGGGACGGCTCACCCACGTACCACCGGCGCTCTGGCTTTTCCTCTTCCACGCCGTCTCCGTCTGCTCGCTCATCGGTGGCGGACGGTGGCTGCTCGGTCTCTAGGTTCTCCCCCCACTAAAGTGAGAGCCATGACCGAAACGCCCGTGCACCCCGCCCTCTGGCCCGCCCCCGTAGCGAGCGGAGCCGTCGACGCGACGGTCACCGTGCCCGGTTCGAAATCGGTCACCAACCGCGCGCTCGTCCTGGCCTCCCTCGCCGCCGAGCCCGGCTGGCTGCGCCGCCCCCTGCGCTCGCGCGACACCCTGCTGATGGCGGAGGCGCTGCGCGCCCTGGGCGTCGGCATCGAGGAGGGCGTCGGCCCCGACGGCTCCGGCGAGGCGTGGCGGGTGATCCCGGCCGGTCTGCACGGCCCCGCCGCCATCGACGTCGGCAACGCCGGTACGGTGATGCGCTTCCTGCCCCCCGTCGCCGCCCTCGCCGACGGCGCGATCCGCTTCGACGGCGACCCCCGCTCCTACGAGCGCCCCCTGAACGGCGTGATCGACGCCCTGCGCGCGCTCGGCGCACGCATCGACGACGACGGGCGCGGCGCGCTCCCGATGACCGTGCACGGCAGCGGCGCCCTGGACGGCGGCCGGGTCCGCATCGACGCCTCCTCCTCGTCCCAGTTCGTCTCCGCCCTGCTGCTCTCCGGCCCGCGCTTCAACCAGGGCGTGGAGGTGCGGCACGTCGGCGCCTCGCTGCCGTCCATGCCGCACATCCGGATGACCGTCGACATGCTCCGCTCGGTCGGCGCCCAGGTCGACGAGCCCGAGACCGGCGGCGAGCCCAATGTGTGGCGGGTCTCCCCGTCCGCGCTGCTCGGCCGCGACCTGACCGTCGAGCCGGACCTGTCCAACGCCCAGCCGTTCCTGGCCGCCGCCCTGCTCACCGGCGGCAGGGTGACCATCCCGGACTGGCCCGAGCGCACCACCCAGCCGGGCGACCAGCTGCGCCGGATCTTCACCGAGATGGGCGGCTCCTGCGAGCTCACCGCCCGCGGCCTGGTCTTCACCGGCTCGGGCAAGGTGCACGGCATCGACGTGGACCTCGGCGAGGTCGGCGAGCTGACGCCGGGCATCGCGGCGGTCGCGGCGCTGGCCGACTCCCCCTCCACCCTGCGCGGCGTCGCCCATCTGCGGCTGCACGAGACGGACCGCCTGGCGGCCCTCACCAAGGAGATCAACGAGCTCGGCGGCGACGTCACCGAGACCGCGGACGGGCTGCACATCCGCCCGCGCGCGCTGCACGGCGGCGTCTTCCACACGTACGACGACCACCGGATGGCCACCGCCGGCTCGATCATCGGTCTCGCCGTGCCCGGCGTGGAGATCGAGAACGTGGCGACCACCGCCAAGACGCTCCCCGACTTCCCGAAGATGTGGACCGAGATGCTGTCCGGGGCCGGAAACTGAGCGGGGCCTGAGCAGATGCGCCGCTACGGCAAGAACCCCGACGAGGACGACATCCGGGTCCGCCCCAACCGCAAGGGCAACCGCCCGCGCACCAACATCCGCCCCAAGCACGAGGACGCCTCGGAGGGGATGGTCCTCACCGTCGACCGGGGCCGCCTCACCTGTCTCGTCGAGGACCGTACGGTCACCGCGATGAAGGCCCGTGAGCTGGGGCGCAAGGCCGCGGTGGTGGGCGACCGGGTCATGATCGTCGGCGATCTGTCGGGCGCCAAGGACACGCTCGCGCGCATCGTGCGCATCTCGGAGCGCAGCTCGGTGCTGCGCCGCACGGCGGACGACGACGACCCGTTCGAGCGGGTCATCGTCGCCAACGCCGACCAGCTGGCCATCGTCACCGCGCTCGCCGACCCCGAGCCGCGCCCGCGCATGATCGACCGCTGTCTGGTCGCGGCGTACGACGCGGGGCTCTCGCCGCTGCTGGTGCTCACCAAGTCCGACCTCGCCCCGGCCGACGAACTCCTGGAGATGTACGGCGCGCTGGGCGTCCCGCACGTCGTCACCTCCCGCGAGGAGCTCTACAACGGCGACGCGGCCCAGCGGGTGCGCGAGCAGCTCGACGGCCGGGTCACCGCGTTCGTCGGCCACTCCGGCGTCGGCAAGACGACCCTGGTCAACGCGCTGGTGCCGGAGGACCGCCGCCGGGTCACCGGCCATGTGAACGCGGTGACCGGCCGCGGCCGGCACACCACCACCTCCGCGCTGGCCCTGCCGCTGGCCAGCGAGAACGGCGGCTGGGTCATCGACACCCCGGGCGTGCGGTCGTTCGGCCTGCACCATGTGGAGCCGTCCCGGGTCATCCTCGCCTTCCCCGATCTGGTGCCCGGCACCGAGAACTGCCCGCGCGCGTGCAGCCACGACGAGGCGGAGTGCGCGCTGGACGCCTGGGTGGCCGAGGGCCACGCCGATCCGGCGCGGCTGTACTCGCTGCGGCGGCTGCTGGCCACCCGGGAGCGGCACGAGGGCGAC includes:
- the rsgA gene encoding ribosome small subunit-dependent GTPase A; this translates as MRRYGKNPDEDDIRVRPNRKGNRPRTNIRPKHEDASEGMVLTVDRGRLTCLVEDRTVTAMKARELGRKAAVVGDRVMIVGDLSGAKDTLARIVRISERSSVLRRTADDDDPFERVIVANADQLAIVTALADPEPRPRMIDRCLVAAYDAGLSPLLVLTKSDLAPADELLEMYGALGVPHVVTSREELYNGDAAQRVREQLDGRVTAFVGHSGVGKTTLVNALVPEDRRRVTGHVNAVTGRGRHTTTSALALPLASENGGWVIDTPGVRSFGLHHVEPSRVILAFPDLVPGTENCPRACSHDEAECALDAWVAEGHADPARLYSLRRLLATRERHEGD
- the aroA gene encoding 3-phosphoshikimate 1-carboxyvinyltransferase, with translation MTETPVHPALWPAPVASGAVDATVTVPGSKSVTNRALVLASLAAEPGWLRRPLRSRDTLLMAEALRALGVGIEEGVGPDGSGEAWRVIPAGLHGPAAIDVGNAGTVMRFLPPVAALADGAIRFDGDPRSYERPLNGVIDALRALGARIDDDGRGALPMTVHGSGALDGGRVRIDASSSSQFVSALLLSGPRFNQGVEVRHVGASLPSMPHIRMTVDMLRSVGAQVDEPETGGEPNVWRVSPSALLGRDLTVEPDLSNAQPFLAAALLTGGRVTIPDWPERTTQPGDQLRRIFTEMGGSCELTARGLVFTGSGKVHGIDVDLGEVGELTPGIAAVAALADSPSTLRGVAHLRLHETDRLAALTKEINELGGDVTETADGLHIRPRALHGGVFHTYDDHRMATAGSIIGLAVPGVEIENVATTAKTLPDFPKMWTEMLSGAGN